The Mauremys reevesii isolate NIE-2019 linkage group 21, ASM1616193v1, whole genome shotgun sequence genome has a window encoding:
- the LOC120388042 gene encoding protein FAM170B-like has protein sequence MVHNQGLPAEAPETNPGAAQEGSESQRSRESPPHQGVSAGSPGPEDTAEQGVSAASPVHEETAVEGGSAPAGPRNPTQHPSVVTSVTSHSSTRGVEPVASNLPCAQPPCEPSGSGEKRKRSAGGREAEEEAEEKALYYMKVQAVNGVSVAWETGAGFEAIRKRPRIFKTKYIGGESFAGSDLSSSHTKSELGDVDSEAECGVEGPAEEAPQQQTGAPPEWLLTIEQGLRCLACCRVFPSLEALTHHVKQGLREGFSCRVYYRVLGQLRARDRSQGRRQRGGRGRQPRVRECSKCGGQIRRPRKAAQ, from the exons ATGGTGCACAACCAAGGGCTTCCTGCCGAGGCCCCAGAGACGAATCCTGGAGCTGCCCAGGAGGGGTCAG AGTCGCAGAGATCAAGGGAGTCGCCCCCTCATCAGGGCGTCTCTGCCGGGAGCCCTGGTCCTGAGGACACAGCGGAGCAGGGGGTCTCTGCCGCAAGCCCAGTTCATGAGGAAACAGCAGTGGAGGGgggctctgcccctgctggccCCAGGAACCCAACCCAGCACCCCTCTGTGGTCACATCTGTTACCAGCCACTCCTCCACCCGCGGCGTGGAACCCGTGGCCTCCAACCTCCCGTGTGCGCAGCCGCCATGTGAGCCCTCCGGCTCAGGCGAGAAGAGAAAGCGCTCGGCAGGTGGCAGAGAGGccgaggaggaggcagaagaaaaggCCCTTTATTATATGAAGGTCCAGGCCGTGAACGGCGTCTCGGTGGCCTGGGAGACCGGGGCCGGCTTTGAAGCCATTCGGAAGCGGCCTCGGATCTTTAAGACCAAGTACATCGGAGGGGAAAGCTTTGCCGGCTCGGACCTGAGCAGCTCCCACACCAAGTCCGAGCTGGGGGACGTGGACTCGGAGGCAGAGTGCGGCGTTGAGGGGCCGGCAGAGGAGGCGCCGCAGCAGCAGACGGGAGCGCCCCCGGAGTGGCTCCTCACCATTGAGCAGGGCCTGCGGTGCCTGGCCTGCTGCCGAGTCTTTCCCAGCCTGGAGGCCCTGACCCACCATGTTAAGCAGGGGCTGCGCGAAGGCTTCAGCTGCCGCGTGTACTACCGGGTGCTGGGGCAGCTGAGGGCGAGAGACAGGTCCCAGGGGAGACGGCAGCGCGGGGGCCGGGGACGCCAGCCACGCGTCCGGGAGTGCAGCAAGTGTGGGGGACAGATACGGCGCCCACGCAAGGCTGCCCAATAG